A window of the Brassica oleracea var. oleracea cultivar TO1000 chromosome C1, BOL, whole genome shotgun sequence genome harbors these coding sequences:
- the LOC106324983 gene encoding two-component response regulator-like APRR2, producing the protein MVFTSNDISKWENFPKGLRVLLLDCGDGISAAETRSKLESMDYIVTTFTDGTEALSAVMKSLESFHIAIVEVNTSDENESFKFLEAAKDHLPTIMISNDHCITTTMKCIALGAVEFLQKPLSPEKLKNIWQHVVHKAFNDGGTDVSESLKPVKESVVSMLHLDTDMTIDEKDSAPSTPQLKQVSRLLDGGDRQENINSSTEKENMEDQDIGESKSVDTTNHDNNVIVKEEKEDGGTGDMKSEKTDSVKFQKKEDETTKHNNKSTGIKNLSGNKPSRKKVDWTQELHKKFVQAVDQLGVDQAIPSRILELMKVDGLTRHNVASHLQKFRMHRRNILPKEDHNHRWIQSRENHRQIQRQYNGFQQQHRPVMAYPVWGLPGVHPPGAVPPLWPPPLQSSGQLPPWHWRPPYPTVNRNAWGCPVVQPVTGTFSSPPVTATFTTPPATQLDEEMVDQVVKEAISKPWLPLPLGLKPPSAESVLAELSRQGISAVPSSSSSCPINGSRRLR; encoded by the exons ATGGTCTTTACCTCTAACGATATATCAAAATGGGAAAATTTTCCAAAGGGACTTAGAGTCCTTCTCCTCGACTGTGGCGACGGCATATCCGCCGCTGAGACGCGATCAAAGCTTGAGTCCATGGACTATATAG TCACTACGTTCACTGATGGAACCGAAGCTCTCTCTGCGGTTATGAAAAGCCTGGAGAGCTTCCACATTGCAATAGTGGAGGTGAATACAAGTGACGAGAACGAGAGTTTCAAGTTTCTTGAAGCTGCTAAAGACCACCTTCCTACTATAA TGATTTCAAACGATCATTGCATTACAACTACGATGAAGTGCATAGCG CTTGGTGCAGTTGAGTTCCTTCAGAAACCGCTCTCACCGGAGAAACTAAAGAATATTTGGCAGCATGTCGTTCATAAG GCATTTAATGATGGAGGAACTGATGTTTCCGAATCACTCAAGCCTGTTAAAGAATCTGTTGTCTCGATGCTTCATCTCGACACCGATATGACCATTGATGAGAAAGATTCAGCACCATCAACACCGCAACTAAAACAAGTTTCACGGTTACTAGACGGTGGCGATCGTCAAGAGAACATAAACTCCTCCACCGAGAAAGAGAATATGGAAGATCAAGACATCGGTGAATCCAAATCAGTCGACACTACAAATCATGACAACAATGTGATTGTCAAAGAAGAGAAAGAAGATGGTGGAACCGGAGATATGAAAAGTGAGAAGACAGATTCAGTTAAGTTTCAGAAGAAAGAAGATGAGACTACTAAACATAACAATAAATCAACCGGGATCAAGAACTTGTCTGGTAACAAACCAAGTCGAAAGAAG GTGGATTGGACACAAGAGCTGCACAAGAAGTTTGTGCAAGCGGTAGACCAACTTGGTGTCGATCAAGCGATACCTTCACGGATTCTTGAACTGATGAAAGTAGACGGCTTAACGCGACACAATGTAGCTAGCCATCTTCAG AAATTTCGGATGCATAGGAGGAATATTCTTCCAAAGGAGGATCATAACCATAGATGGATACAATCCAGAGAGAACCATAGACAAATCCAACGGCAGTATAATGGTTTTCAGCAACAACACCGACCTGTAATGGCTTATCCCGTTTGGGGCCTTCCCGGTGTTCATCCGCCTGGAGCAGTTCCGCCTCTGTGGCCGCCGCCACTGCAATCCTCCGGTCAACTACCTCCGTGGCATTGGAGACCACCTTATCCAACG GTAAACCGTAATGCATGGGGTTGTCCGGTTGTACAACCGGTAACCGGAACATTCAGTTCTCCTCCAGTAACCGCAACATTTACTACTCCTCCAGCGACTCAGCTG GATGAGGAAATGGTTGATCAAGTGGTTAAAGAAGCGATCAGCAAACCGTGGCTGCCGTTACCGCTCGGGCTAAAACCACCATCCGCGGAGAGCGTTTTAGCTGAGCTCTCGCGTCAAGGCATCTCAGCCGTCCCTTCTTCTTCTTCCTCATGTCCAATCAACGGCTCTCGTCGTCTCCGCTGA